From the Manihot esculenta cultivar AM560-2 chromosome 14, M.esculenta_v8, whole genome shotgun sequence genome, the window ctcgccttgtggcctagcatgaAATGCTTTGGAATCTTCTCATGAAATAGGTCTAACACCCGGTTAGCCTAGCGTATACCCGCTTTGTGGCTTGGTATAAAAAATGCCTTTTTCAGTGGGATTGACACCCGGTCTTCTAGCCTGACGGATTACACCTTGTGGCCTGGCTACGAGTTttcttgattagtgggacctaTGCAcagatggccttgtggccttgttatgCAGGATCGACGTCCAGAtagccttgtggccttattatGCGGGACCCATGCTCTAATGGACCTAGGCCATCCAACTGGGTGTTAGACCCGCTTTGTAGCCTgcataaaaaatttcttttttagtgggactaacacccgatcttCTGGCCTGACAGATTGCACCTTGTGGCTTGGCATATGAGTTGCCTTGATTATGCGGGACTCATGCTCGAATGGCTTTGTGGCCTTGTTATGCGAGATTGATACTCGGGTGGTCTTGTGGCCTTATTATGCAAGACCCATATCCGAatagccttgtggccttgttatgAGGGACCAACGCCTAGAtggccttatggccttgttttATGGGACCCATAACTGGATGGCCTATTGACtcgcgattgtcgaagccggtcaaaaataacctttccgattatcaacaattttacaactgcagatagtggtaaaggatcgaatccacagagaattgtaaacttatctattttcctcAACAAGgtcaagagaattaactgaaagcgcaactgaaagcaagtaattaaaagcggaacaaaagtaaagtgcaataaagtaaaaaaaggggggttttgagattgatttgtttaAACTAATTATGGACAGCAATTAGATCAGCAagtaacaataaaataaaagaggaaatcaatatgagaaaggtctagttgaagatatggatccaccttagttgtttggattgatcattgaaacttagattatcttgattggttcaatagattagttatggggatggaagacgtttctcaccaccatgtctctccttatgattaaatcaattagggaacgtcctctaatcaattactaattaacaaattaccaaggaacgtccttgggccataggcatcaaaacaattgtcaattgcatgaagaaatagagagatccaatcctagctacttcaaacgcatgaagatggtgctagatcatacaattccttggcttttacaccaagtattcttaggtcagaatatttccagcaattacggactaaaaatatcccaactaacaatcaattaactttgcaatcaagaatcaagtggccaatttgatcaaaacaacaaagtaatcatggaattaaagcatcaattgcatgaatattgaacaaaatcaaagacaatagtttatgttcagatctcacaatcctttaaacaaccttagtttcaaccaatcctcaactagaataaagagtttcagccactcatggctgaaccaaaacagaaaattaaagaaaagaagaaggaggaggaaccGGCGgtggaggagaaggaggagaaggaggagaagggggtgcggctgcccttgcttggccgaaccttggtgatgtccaatctgcctcttcttgtcttcataaggcctttaaatatgtcttgagaggctgcctagggtttcttgggtgtccatgcatcttttagaggctaCCCAAAGTGCCCTTAGTCCAATATGTGctttctatgtgcatgtgtgaaggcaaaaacgtggagaatgtatcaaattgcaagggatgggctctttggtcttttaattgctgtccaaggtcttcaagatactgcccaagtGTGTTCAAGTTGCTTCCTAAGTTGCCTCTTCACTTCCCCTTGCCGCCCATTcacaattaaggaaggtggagcctctttttgcaatcttaaattttgaatgtgcaaggcatgaagtgggaaacatgtgatctttggatttggcttccttaataagctggatcttgaaatccaaaatctgaatatgaatcttggagatttgaatttcaaaatactttcctcatttggctcttcatataaggcagcttgagatatggcttcttgaataagaaaaaggcagcttggtgatttgaaatttgaatttcaaattgtctTGGCTtgatgttctttccttctttgccactttccttatttagaactttccatatttagctcttcttgaattcaacttggcaggcttgctctcctttgctccaaataaggcagttttaggggcattttctccaaagtttccttttacaccattttctgcaaaacaatgccaagggcactaaattaagcagaaatcatgtaaataatcatcaataatatcaagataaaaaggattaaaatatgttctatcacctATCGATTATTTTATGGCCTTtctttatttgtgtttttgcaGTCCAACGCCCGAATTATGGCTTGGTTGAAGTTGCATTGTGGCCTGACATGAGATACCTTGCTATGCGAGATCAATGCCTGAATGGCCTTGTGGCCCTTTGTTGGAGCTAACGCCCGAACGGTCTATCGAATTCCCATCTTGTGActtggcatgagatgccttgctATGTGGGACTAATGCCCAGATGGCTTGGCGGATTCCCGCCTTGTGACTTTTGTTCTTGTCTCCATGCTTTCATCCATCCAGCGTTTCTGATTTCCTATCAAAGAAGTTTGAAGAATGCATCCtagttttataatatttctATAAATCACAAATTTTTTCTAAGGATAAAATAAGAGACTCTGTCATCTGACTTGACCAACTTTAAAACTCAGAGTTCGACCTAAGAGCTGATCATCTGTGACATTCTCCTTATTGTCACCCCTATCAGCACTCGGTCCTCTTGCAATTGCATGAATAACCCCCACAGGTTCACTATCAGGAGTGGTTTTGAAAATTATTTCTTCGAGCTTGAGCCTTGAAAAGATGGTAACTAGAAGCAAGACAACAACATTTTGTTCTTGATAGTGAAATGGTGTGGAGAGGCTAACTTGTGGAGAGGCCAACCTATGCAGACCTATCGAAGAGTCTGACCTAAGCAGACCTGTGCAGAGAGACTGACCTCCCTTTTTTTTGCGTACAGCACACCTGTTATATATTATCATTTCTTCTTTTCCTATTAGCTAGCACCAACCACCAACCTTTTCTACTCTTTCTAATAAACTTTCAAAGTGGGCCTTTTTCTTATTAGCCTCTCGATCTCGTCTTTCAGTTGCCGACGCTCCTCTATTGTGTGTCTGTGGTCTTTATGAAAATGGCAGTACTTGGTCTTATCTCGCTTCCAACTTTCTTGGGGTTGAGTTTAGGAGGCCATCTAACTTTCATATCATTTTTTCTGATCCACAGTAAAATATGTGTCCGTGAATCATTCAGTagagtgtaattcttatacttaccgtGGCCATTCCTTCCTCAGGAGATTGGGTAACTCTTGTGGTCTCTCCCACATCCTTGCCTCTCTGACTTTTGATTTTACTTTTGGCTCGTCCTTTAGTcctcttcctttctttttcgGTACCTTTGAGCGGCCCGTACCGACTTCCAGTCGATATCCTTCGGAGCATCACCTGATGACTCCTCTTCCTTGAACTTGTCTTTGCACCACATCTAAATTGTCCCTATCATAGTTCTTGAGGTATCAATGGAGACTTCGTCCCATCTCCTGGGAGCCATGAGTGGCACCACTTCCCAAGCTTTGTATTGAAAAATAACTTGCAACCTTCTGACGTACTGTAGTATTTACCCAATACTCAGATTATTGGGATCTACTTCTCTAACCATATGGGGTACATTTTGTCCATTACCAGGAGTAAAAGAAATGATAACATCCTCGTCGGTAGCAACTTTAACAGTAGCTCGTGAATTGTCAACCATTTCGAGAGAGGaaagaaagaatttttttttttctaggagaaaaggaataagaggccaggttttaatccaaatgagcAAAAAGGATTCAATAAGTTTTCCGACAatgaaaccaaatgatgttgctgaGATTAGATAGATAACGTGACTGGAATGGAGCTACACTGTGATTGGTTAGGACCTGCATGGGAAAGAATGTGAAGTGtccgatgctcaagtcagtatattgaagagaaaagaaaatgcaaTAAATTGCTTAGAGTTTTTTGTACACGAGAATAGCGTACCTTTACCTCTATAATCATTCTccatttatactgtaaaaatgtgagaataaatatagtatttcctgATAATCTGACAATAATGTAGCTGGCTCGTGGATAAGGGATATTCACTGACTAATTGGTCGAGAATCTTGTAACAGCAAGCATGAAGGGGATCTGCTAGATTGTAGCTGTTAACAATAACTTCCTTATGGAGTCTCGCCTTGAAGTTGAGAGGGCGAGTTTGTCCGACCTAAGGCAATCTATCCTAAAATCGGGTCTTCTTTGTTAGAAAACCTAAAGATTTACGGCAACCCAAACACGCagcagaaaaattaaaatctctatTTTCCTTCCTGGGATCcgtgtgcttcgtttatttcgaaaAGAATGATACGAGACTAACTTGTTAGACTTGACGAGAAGATACTATTGCGGACTGATGTTACTGCTTTTTCAAtaaacaccctctatggtatccacacgaacatcttctatccttctagagtgctagctctctcaagatgGATAAACTATGTGCTCCCGATCTGCAACTAAAATGAATTCTCAAAACACGTTACTTCCACTTCGCAGAAGCGGTTTTTTATTCGTttttagtcttttgtttttccacaactcttttcgtgaaagagttgtgtttataaccTACTATCATGATCTCgaagatactcaaatatcttatgtgatagagttgtgttcataaccaactataaCAATCTCgcatatactcaaatatcttatctgatagagtcctttatctgtaacagttacagatagattgcagatccttttaaatattattatcttataataataaataattaatattaataataataacactttattattattaattatattaataggcTTTGgccttttagcccattaatatgacatagcacatcaacaacgttcttttttGTGTGactcaataggctcacattaattggcaataggcctagtcccacaaggcccataaatcataagcggtctctaacaagacattatgactacccaattaatatgaggatcgatagtccgataaaacctaataaatagaacatgtattaatccatttatcacacaatatctagtttgaacataagtcatggtcaatatcaaacttataatgttcaaacttatgatttctcgatctctaaatagactgataaattcaaatgatattgatcacactatcaattcatttgagcacggccatacatttctcagtctcacttatcaaaGGGTCCAGAAGATATATCTCTCAAAGAGagagacaaattctatcttgattgttcaatatcctctacataatttctattatgctcaatcataacctttatgattgtccgattaaagataaggtttggttatgtcaaaacataacaattctcatgttggaaactatgataatctcaagtcaaagtattaagacataactactttgaaattcacttatgacagtaacctatgtagtgatctcagtgcgggtccatccaatactttattctctaacaaatatctatgattattgaattatatcaacatatacataatcatctcataattatcaatcaataatcatactagttatattttattattatcagcataataataagtaaccaggaatgttaatcattattatgtaacatgtaaactaataataatgatagtaaaaatctcttttattaataaccaaaacgacatacaaaaaggtccaagataatagcTTAGGGTAAATACACTAACATTCTTTTCTCTCAGTTTCGAGGCACCATGTTCGTCCAAATCTTTCTTTTTACGGGTGAAACTACATATTAATCTATCATATCCTTACTACATAACCATGTTTTATAGTGATAACTCACTGTCTATTTTTAGCAATTGTTGTATAACATCAAGAATAATGATAGAATAAACCTCCATTtgtttacaaaaaataatttatatttagaaaatattttatgtaaaaaatattttttaacaaggtaatttatttttcattgcttagttttaatttaaaaataaaatttatttaaaaatttatatataaagattttaATAAAGATTTCAAGATGCGGAAAAtggttttttcttttgaaaaaagaaagttattttctttaaaatggtttattttttttgagacaattatttttttattcttgggGTATAACGTAATTAACGGATTCatttctctatttttagaatCTAACACTTTCGACCTGAGATTTAATTTTGTCAAAATTAGAGGTCTCTCCGTTAAAAATACCGTTGGTGAcagaaaaaaataactaaactaCCCTTTCTAGAACCCAACACTTTAgtatctgaaatttaatttctacaaatttataggtctctctcaaagaattgaaggaaaagaTAAGTTTTCATCCCTACGctattacataattaataaatttgtccctctatttttcgaatttaatattttagtatctgaaatttaatttcatcaaaattcaaggaataaaatctcaaatttaatcttcataaacaaataaaaattttaataaatttaagatttaaattcagtaaagataataaaaatcaaaatatataaaatttatattattaaaaataaaaaattaaaacttaatagaaattatttttgtgatACCGTTCATTATCGATCACTGTTTAccatttgaaaaattcattaaaatgtctttgatattttaaaaagtctactagttagtctttttgttaatttttatcattaaatgttataaaaaaatctaaaatactccTGACATAGagggactaattaataaaatttttaataatttgataaatcaactaataattttttctaaactataaagattaaatagtaaaatatttaatgataaaattaatagagaaagtAATTAGTAGTcttttaaaatgtcaaaaatattttaatatatttttgaaatttgagagattaaataaaaaaaattttatattataagaactaaataataatttttaattttattattgataaatttatttttaatattatatttattctttCCATTTGATCAAATGaaaatcattaatttaatagaaattttttatggaatgaatttaaattttaatagaattaaattgtaagaggaaagaattaaattttaaaaatagttggataaatttgttaattatgttgtattttagaaattaaaaattatttttttaaattaaaaaattaaaaaaaatatttttaatattaatttttggagtgatttaaatgtaaaaaaatataaaatatattttttataaaataaatggaatCTAAGAGATAAAAAAGACTTACATTTACGAACATTGTTCAAAGGAACGAAACAATTTGAAATAGTGGAAAGATGATAAGTATTAAAATTCTTGAATTTCGCACTGTTTGAAAGAATAGGAAACAAAAGCGGTGTATTGGTCAGCTGCAGCTCaaaaaaattggaaaattaTATAGAGCTCTGAGAAATTACATTAattcctttaattttttttaattaaaaaaataggacGCTATGGCCCTCTTGACTCCTTGGGCCTGCCCTTGAGTTGAAGATCtaataagaaaaattttaagaacAATTTTCTGGGACTGTATTATAACTATGATCAAAGGATAACACAAAATAGATATAaggtaattgaaaaaaaaaatttatatataaaaaaataagagaaaatattttataggttTAATATAgggttaacaaaataatattaataattaatgtgtatttttttatgaaataataattaatctctAGAAAAAGTTCTTCTATTATTAATCTATTAACcatttttatatttgatataacaagatgagaaattaaaaaaaaaaaaaagttgagagcagagatatttataaaattcagaaatttgattaaataattatgttaGATTGATCTGattattttatctaatttatatattttctttattgattaaccaataaataattattttgtatctaatcatatattttaattttaactttatcttttctttcttagttttttatttggtttgaataaaatattaattaaatttttttatatttctattattattagaaaggtaatatcataatttaattatttttatttttatttatttttaaaaaactaaattaaccATATTTTTACCCTACAGTATATTTTGAAAcacgttattttatttttcttcaagtATTTCAGGtgcaataatttttaaatttctataaaattaaaattagttaaatttataaaaaaattaaaataatatacataaattatttcttttaatttctataaaataaaaaattagttatattttttaaaaaattaaattaatatatataaattagcacattttaaaaaaaattaaaatagttaacttttttttagtttacagaagtatatatatatatatatattttgaaatgaCAGaagtatatatttataaattaattagatattttttgcttctttataatttgaaatggaatatttttatttttatttaattattttatttaatgtttatgataatttttaatttatattttattattatatttttattatattagtaaatttatagttgagattttaataattttttattgtatttcataattagtataacattaattaataaaatttattttaatggtCAATAGGTATGCAgaatagttaattaataaagATATATGGATTGGATTGAATTTGATTACAAAATCAAATAACTATATATTATGATGGATGAAGATAATTTTGATCTAAATTTGATCCAAACCAATTTTTGAATACACCCGATTGTTGagagattaaaatttaattcatttaattcaaTATAATGTCATTGTTACATTAGGAGGTTATATGCAATAAATATGCACTCATTAGAATTGATATATTAAGTTAgtgtaaattttaattcaaaatcaataaaGTTAACAATTACCGCATAATATATAAAGGAAGAAATCACCAATGATTAATACATAAAATAGATATAGTAAAGAGAGTTATCTTATGAATCAGAGTTCACAAGAGTGAAAATGCTCTCTTGAGGGAAGAGGAAGCAAACATATAACGTACACCGCAATAGAAAGTCTGTTGGATTTTGGCAGGGCATGGTGCCACCCTCAATTATATAAGCAAGAGAGTTATAGACATGGGCTCAGACGTGTTTCCCCAGACCCCACTCCCTCAGCCAATAATCAAGACTCTCTCTCCCTTCGCAGTGCTGTCTATACATGCATTCGTTCCTGCACAGCCTCTTTTATATCAGGGATATTATAATCCTTGATCCAGCTCCAGCTACAGCTACAATGAAAATTTTGCTTTTCTTCCATCTCCTTACAACTACTATGTATTTTTCTTCCTATAACATCTCCATTTCTTCTCCTTCCGTGATCTTTCTAAAAGGAAGGAGATCCATGAGAGAACAGCGAATATTGCCACTCCACAGAAATGTACAAGACAAAAACAAGGTATATTCCTTCCTAAAGGTTTGAATGAATCCCTTTCTACTTActgagaaattttttatttgaatctgtgaaaaaaaaaaactcttcatACTCATCCCCATCATCTTTGAAATTCTCCACTGACAAGTGTAACTTTCGTTTTTAACATGTCTTCCCATGCTATTATCAACTCCATTTTTATAGGGTCATGGCTTCCGAAAAATTTAGTTTACTGAGTATGGATGTGTGAACTGCAGGCTTTTGATGAGGAGACAAAGCAAATGACAATTCAAGAACATGTCAGAGTCAGAGCACATCAGCATCTCAGCAACAATGATTTAGATCTTGTTTACCACATTGACTACCAAGGCGTGACAACTCATCCTATTCCCACTCCAAAACATCCAAAACCATAGAACATTTATTTTTACCCCCAAGATCCATATGGAAGGAATGAAACATGCATGTTTTTCAATTCTAAAATATCAGTTTACAGTGTACTGTCAAAATGATGATAACAAGGACAAGGACTAAGGCATTTCTATTTGCATTACTTTTGTTTTATTTAGTGGTTTTTTTTTCTCCCCGTATGCACAAACAACTAAGAgaggaaaaaaaagagaatttactaatttttagtttttgttcaTAGAAAAAGTTATTACATGATGACCAATGGGGACAAAATTACCTACAATGCAGGGAAAGCATTCCATTCATATATTGCTTTCGTGCCTTCTTATACTTCTCAAATAGCATTTTATAGCCATCGACCACGTCCTCAAATGATATCTCATCACAGAACTTAGTTTTAATTTGCATGAATGCGGCTTCTGCAAGGTCTTGGTGCTGAATGTATACTGGAAACAAATTTTCAATTTCAGTGAAAGACGTATTCCAGCCATATCCTCGGATGGTTTCTTTCTCATTATTAAGAAGATGAAGCCACCTCATCCCCTGAAAAGGATCTTTCTTCCCAATAGCCACTTCCACCAGCCTGAGGGCTTCCAAGAACCTGGATTCCGTACTAATTTTACTGATCAGATAACTGAAAGTGGTTTTCTGGTTATAATAAAGCCAATCCTTCCTGTCCAATGGCAAAGGAATCGCACCAACCAAGCAAGCCTTCCTAAATGTAGGATCAGAAGCACCAAGTAATTCAATCATAGCATGCAACAGATTTACCGTAATCACATTACAGCGACCAAACAATGGCTCAATTACAGCATGATCAGGCTCTTTCTCGTTCTGGTTCCAACGTTGAAGTGCAACATGTGCAAATCCCGCCCACCTGTATTCAAGTAAAATACGAAAAGAGTGGGTAAGATAACCCTTTCAATTTACCCATGATTTTGAAGTTTACTAATGCGTTTTCCATTACAGCAAGATCGCATTAATCATCCCATTTCATTCTCATTCCTAAGTTCCCAACAATTTTTGAAATCTCAGTTTTCATGTGTTGGTAAATTGGGAACTTTTATAGTGTATTCCACTACATGGTCAATAAAAAAACTCACAAATTGCAGGTTTATTCAATAGTAGGACAAATGTATTACTAAAACTCTCATGCATATTAAGTGCGCCAAATTCAGTATTCTGAAGCATTACAAAACAAATAACCATAATATTCACCAAATAATTCTTACAAATATCAGCTCAATTCAACCAAAAAAACAGTTCAATTTGATTCATGACTTGCAGTGGAAGCTGCTTTTTCCATTCACATTGTCACTCCATAAAGCAGGTTTGGCTTCTTTTCAGAAGAGTCTCAATTTGTTGCTTTTCCAAAAGCAGGTTAGAACACAATTTCACACCCTACCCtcggaaaatttaaaaattaaaataaacagcCAAGTAGAACTACAATGGCAAACAGATCAGAAATAATTTAAAGGCAAGCCAATGAGTTGGCTTTTCCAGAGACATTTGCCCAAACGATGTCTCTGTGTCTCACAGACAGTTCTTCATCATACAATTTTGTTTAGAGTATGCAGTAGGCATGTGATTTTGAGTGATAGCTTTATCTATAGTCTCAAGATTTTTGAATCTATTTTAAGGAGATCCAAATGATTAGAGAATGCATGAGATGAATTTGATGCACTAACTAAAAACATTTTTGGGGCTGATTATTGCTTATAAGTTGATGCAAAATGTAATCAAGAAACAGTTaagatagaaataaaaataaaatacacaaaagCCAAAACTCATATGAGGGAGACAGGGAGAGAGATGCTGATGGTCATAAAGGAAACAAAACATTCATCATTACTAACCAAACCCTTGGACTTTAAAATTTACATTAATAAAGATAACAGGAATGGGAAGTTTGCGAAAACAAAATTGATAAGAGTTTGGTGTTCTAAATTCTCTATATTTACTTCAATCATTGCagatagaaaatataaaagttcaatcattacaaataaaaaatataaaagcatgaataagatTATAAAGCAGCCACAGGTCTTGAGAATATTGGTGGCAGTTCATGGAGCATCTCACATGTTAGAAAGAACCAAATCCCATTAAATGAATGGCCCAACATGGCCATGTATCAATTTGTCTGCTTAACAAATAAGACTGTTAGACATCCCACATGGATTACTTGCCCAGGCAGAATCTTAGCCAAAGATAACTACTAGGATCAATATGCATTTCAATACAGTTGCCTGCTATTGATCATCAAACAATATAATCAGCAGGTTCGCTGACCAACTTGAGTGGCCATACATGCATCTGTCAACTAAGGGAGAAGAAAGAGTTAGATTATTGAAATTCTTTCGGTGAGCAAACATGCATTATACCCCCACTACTTTTGTGGCCATCAATCTAATGTTAGAAATTGGAGATTCAGCAAAAGGACATGATCTTGTGGCCCATAAGGCCAATAGGCTCGATCAGAGGAACTCTAAAAGAAGAAcaagaaaaatgaataaaaggaaaaggaagaaagaaattaataagATTTTACTTACTCAAAAAGAGGTTCCACCTCAATTCCAAATGTGATGTGCAAGGAAGGTTTTTCAAGTTCACCAGGCGCATGATCATTTGTACATGCCTCGTGAGCAAAGCCTCTCGGGACATATAAAACATCACCTTCCCTTAGAAAGAACTTTCTGCAACCAGCCAATGAACTCTCAGAGTCCAAATACTGTTGGCTATCAAGAGGATCATACAAGCGAGGTAGCTGATAGTTTGGTTGAGAAAAAACTGTCCATTGCTTATTTCCAAAGAGTTGGCATACAAACACGCAGTGGTCATCACAGTGACGAGCCAATCCCTGAGAATTAGGTGGTGTCACATACAAATTTGCACCTACTGAAGGTTGACCAAACAAAGATGCTAAAGTGTCTGCCACAGCTGCAATACTTGCATAGCGAAACTCCATGCCTCTGACAGCAATTGTATAACCCTCTTTGCATGCTTCTTCACACTTCATAATATCATCAATAGAGAAAAATTTGCGAGTCTTAATGCAAAATGGATC encodes:
- the LOC110600174 gene encoding uncharacterized protein LOC110600174 isoform X1: MHSFLHSLFYIRDIIILDPAPATATMKILLFFHLLTTTMYFSSYNISISSPSVIFLKGRRSMREQRILPLHRNVQDKNKVYSFLKAFDEETKQMTIQEHVRVRAHQHLSNNDLDLVYHIDYQGVTTHPIPTPKHPKP
- the LOC110600174 gene encoding uncharacterized protein LOC110600174 isoform X2, whose protein sequence is MHSFLHSLFYIRDIIILDPAPATATMKILLFFHLLTTTMYFSSYNISISSPSVIFLKGRRSMREQRILPLHRNVQDKNKAFDEETKQMTIQEHVRVRAHQHLSNNDLDLVYHIDYQGVTTHPIPTPKHPKP